Within Oreochromis niloticus isolate F11D_XX linkage group LG2, O_niloticus_UMD_NMBU, whole genome shotgun sequence, the genomic segment CTGGTAACCAGTGCGTAATTATGCGAAAAAGAAGGTTTCAGGGCAAACTGAGAGGTTTTAGGAAGCTGTAATCTTACTTTACCATTATCACCAGAGTCAAGATCTCTTGCACTGATTAATGCCACTACTGTGCCATTTGGGGAGTCTTCTCGCACCGGCTTAGGATGAGAGGTGAGTATAATTTCTGGCGCGTTGTCATTGACGTCTATAACTTCCACATGAACAGTACAATGCCCCTCCATTCTCGGAATGCCTTTATCTTTCGCACTTATGTCTAATTCATAATTTGCATTCGCTTCGAAATCTAACTTTCCTTTAAGAAATATGGTTCCAGATATATGATCGATAATGAAAGTAGACATCATTGCATCTGATGTATGTGCTCCAAACGAATATTCAATTTCACCGTTTTGGCCATCATCCATGTCTGTCGCTTTTGTTTGTACTATTAACGCACCTTCTACGGCATTTTCACTAACAGATACTTTATATGACGTTTTTTCGAAAGCGGGAACATTATCGTTGATGTCAAGGACACTAatagttatctgtgcagtcccAGATCTTACCGGGCTTCCTCCATCCAGAGCTGTCAAAAGAAGCTTGTGAACAGCCTTCTTTTCTCTGTCTAAAACTTTTGCTAAAATCAATTCAGGGACCTTCCTTCCACCAGCAACCTCTTTCACTCTAATAGTAAAACATTCGTCTTTACTAAGAGTATATGACTTCAGGGAATTACTGCCAACATCTGGATCTATTGCGCTTTCTAGTGGAAAATGAACCCCCACAACTGTCGATTCTGCAATTTCCAATGTAATTTCATTCGACGGAAATCTCGGTGCATTATCATTAATGTCTTGAATATCGACTTCAACTCGAAAAAGTTGTAGCGGGTCTTCAATTACAACCTGCAGAGGTAACACACAGCTGGCGCTTTGTCCGCATAAAGCCTCTCTGTCTATTCTGTCATTCACCACCAGCTCGCCTTTCCCCGCATCCACGCTGAAATACTGCTCACCAGCCTCGGAGGCGACATGCAGCTTACGGTCAAAAATTTCAGATAATCCTAAACCCAGATCTTTGGCAAGGTTTCCTACCACAGAGCCCTGTTTTAGCTCCTCTGTGATGCTGTAACGAGTTTGTCCGTCTATTGTACTccacaaaagaaagaaatgatgcCACCAAAGAGCCAGCCATCTCCAGTTTCGACATCCCTTTCTCTTTGTCATCCTCGGTCCGTTATAAAACATTAATTCCAATTGACATAATGCACTGAAAAATTCTGAAATCCATCATCGCAGGTATGATTCCCATAGAACCATTCCCACATATTATTGAGGACACATATAAAACCGTAACATTATAAAATATGAGCACATTGCTCCTTCGGTCTTCTGCCTCTCTTCGTTGTAAGTGTTGGAGTACCGAGAATGAATGGGGGCAGGGACTAGATTGCTTTGTACAGTTCTGAATCCTATTGGTGCGCATCATCCACCTCTGTCATCCAATAAAAAGGAAACCGATCGACACTCTTAAAGCCACAGCATCTGTTCTCTCCCTCCGTGGATTCACTTTGACCACAGGTAATAATCACGAATTACTGGACTTTACGGAATGTAAAGCAAACATGCGATATCGTCAATGAacgaataaatgaatgaatgactgaatgtaagaatgaaaaaataaagccCGTCTTATAAACTTAATATAAGAATAACATTTCCCCCCACAATAACATTATTAATTAATCCCATAAAATAATTTAGAGAAAGACATTTATTTGATAGACATCCGATTCAACTgccttcttgttttttaaacagagcATGCATTCCAGAAAGAGTCGCTGTCCACTTTCATGGTGCTGAACTATTTGGAAGAGCCTTTGTGCACTGTTCAAGGTTTATTGAAAGATGGGAATAAAACATCACAGTGTGCTACCTTAaaataaaaccttaaaataTGTTGTTCTGCTCGCTTGCGTTTTGTTATCTATATTTGTGCTCAAAAGAACTCTGAGCCTACATCTAACATTGCCAGtagactgaaaaaaaatcactgttgCTTTTCTACTATTCCATTATTAATTAATCCAGTCAACGAAATTTAGTGGAAGATGTGTAATTAATGGGCATCCCATGTAACTGCATGTCTGTACTACAGCCACGTGtaaaatgtatgtgtgtttcaAACAGAGCATGCATTCCAATAAGCGTCGCTGTCCACCTTCACGGTGCTGAACAATTTGGAAGAGCCTTTGTGCATTGTTTTGGGTTTATTGAAAGACTTTACTCTAACCACGAATATTAGATTTGCatatttaaaacacagtgtGTCATTTAAATATGCAAACCTTAAAATAAATTGTTATCTGCCCGCATGCGGTTTTATTATCTATATTCTGCTCAAAAGAACTCATAGCTTACATCTAATGTTGCCAgtatactgaaaaaaaatcaccGTTGGTGTTCTACACTACGTAGTACAGTCTATAAGTTTATAAGAAGCTCTTTACTCATTCAAAACTTGTAAGTAAAATATGACTCTTTTTTGAATTCTGCTGCGGCACAATCAGTGATCTTTCAAAATTTTATTTATCACTTCTCTTAGTATTCTATGCTCACCTGCTGGCTCTCAAAGGTCCAGGTGCTGTCGGGTAAAGAAGCATCCAGGACACTGATCACCTCCTTAAAGTCTGTGGTGCTGCTGGGTTTAATCAGAGTGAAATCGCTGTACTCTGACATCGGGGACATACAGGACCTGAAGGACTGACTCTGAGACAGCATGTCTCCTCCCAGGACCTCCACGTACTTTATAGGTCCATCAGTGTTGAGCTGAATCTGCAAATTTCTGTTGGGGTTCTTGTAATCATCAGAGTCGGTCCGTCTCATGCAGCAcgtgctgctgctcctgctgttcCTGATGCATTTAACCGCTAAGATGAGGAAAGTGACCAGAGACAGCACGGACACCGAGGCCAGAGAGAGAATCAAATAAAGGGTGATTCTTCCAGTTTTCTTGCTGGGCTCGGCCACTTTATGTCGGAGGTCTAAGATGGGCTCATGGAGGCCGTCCTCCAGAATGATGGACACCGTGACTGTGGAGGACTGGATCGGTTCCCCGTCGTCCTTGATCTCTATAAGGAGCCTCTGGGAGGAGTCGTCCTGCTCGGACACAGCGCGTTTAGTCCTCACCTCCCCTGTGTACAGATTGACAGTAAAGAGAGAGGCGTCTGTGGCCTCCGCCAGTCTGTAGGAGATCCAGGCGTTATGGCCCGAATCAGCGTCCACGGCCGTCACCTTGGTAACCAGGTGACCCGCTTTCGCGGAGCGAGGCATCCTCTGATGAGATAGCGAGCCCATGGCAGCGGAGGAGGGGTAAATAACAGCGGGGGCATTGTCGTTCTGGTCCAGGATGAAAACATGGACAGTGGCGTTGCTGCTGAGAGACGGAGAGCCCTGATCCTTTGCCTGAACCTGAATCTGAAACACCTTCAGTTTCTCATAGTCAAACGAGTGCATGCTGTAGATGCTGCCGTTATCTGAGTTAATGTAAACATACGACGAGACAGAAACGTCCTGCACTTTAGAATCCAGTATAGAGTAAGAGACCTTTGCGTTTTCACCGGCATCAGGATCAGTTGCGGACACAGAGCACAAAATTTTCCCAGGAGGATGGTTTTCTTTTACATAAATGAGATAAGAGGGCTTGGAGAAAACTGGTGGGTTGTCATTTACATCTGACAATTCAACGAGTATTATTTTTTCACTTGTTAATGCGGGGTTTCCTGAGTCAGAAGCACTTATTTTAACTCTATATTGGGCGTTTTTTTCACGGTCAAGACGCCCATTTGTCACTAATGAATAATGGTTAGAAACGGAAGGGTTTAACTTAAAGGGGGATTTGGGGGATAAGGTCAGCATAACTTTGCCATTGTCACCAGAATCTGGGTCTTTTGCACTTATTAATGCAATAACTGTCCCGACTGCAGAGTCTTCTGGAACAGGAGATGTTAAAGATGTAACAATGATTTCAGGATTATTGTCGTTAATGTCAAGTATTTTAATTTCGATCCCACAGTGCCCATCCATTTGAGGATTTCCTTTGTCTTTGGCAGTAATATCAAATCTATGTAAAGAGTTTGTTTCATGGTCTAAATTTCCTCTAACAACTATAGTGCCAGTAGAAGATTCAATGGCAAATAACGATAAAACCAAATCCGATGTTTGCTCTGCAAAAATATATTCGATTTCTCCATTTACTCCTTCGTCTGCATCCGTGGCCTTAAGGTGCAGTATTTCAGTCCCGGGTGTTGCTTTCTCACTAACATTAGTCTCATACACTTGTTTTTCAAACTGGGGAGCATTGTCATTGATGTCAAGTACTATAACTGTAATTTCAGATGTCCCTGAACGCACCGGATCTCCACCATCTACAGCGGTGAGGATGAGATTATGTACAGGCATCTTTTCTCGATCAAGAGGTTTTTCAAGCACTAATTCAGGGATCTTCCTTCCGTCCTTGTGAGTTTTAACAGTCAGTTTGAAATGGTCGTTTTTGGTTAGCATGTAAGAACGCACAGAATTAACGCCGACATCGGGATCCTGCGCACTTTCTAAAGGAAATCGCGCACCTGGATTTACCAGCTCTGCAATTTTTACCACCTTTTCTTTTGTAAGAAAACTAGGAGCATTATCATTGGTGTCCTGTATTTCAATTTCGACTCTGTGCAGCTGTAGAGGGTTATCAATAACTAGTTCCAGAGGCAATAAACACGATGGTTTTTGCCCACACATTTCCTCCCTATCTATTCTATCGGTGACCACCAGTTCTCCCTTCCCCAAGTCCACACTAAAATATTGCTTACCAGCTTCCGAGGTCAACCGCAATTTACGCCTATGCAGTTCAGACACAACCAAACCCAAATCTTTGGCTATATTTCCTACCACAGAGCCCTGTTTCAGTTCTTCTGGTATGCTGTAGCGAGTCTGTCCGTCTATTGTAGTccacaaaagaaagaaatgatgcCACCACAAAAACACCTGCCATGTCGGTAATCTGTTCCACATCATTTCACGTTCAGTATATCCCATATCTTTTCACTCCAGTCCCAACTTTTCAGCCGATTAAGTATAGAAGGTTTATAATCCAAGGTAGATGCGTCCTCAAACATAACAGTGAAAGTCATGCTTTGTGTCTGGATATGCATCCTCCCCCTCCAGTGCAGAACACTGTAACGGTTAAGAGGGTGATGCTACTCGGTGAGACGGAGTAGATCTCTTTGTACAGCTCTGGATTTCATTGGTGGGAGCAGTACAGCTATTTCCACCAATCATGGCATCACTG encodes:
- the LOC102079397 gene encoding protocadherin gamma-C5, with the translated sequence MGYTEREMMWNRLPTWQVFLWWHHFFLLWTTIDGQTRYSIPEELKQGSVVGNIAKDLGLVVSELHRRKLRLTSEAGKQYFSVDLGKGELVVTDRIDREEMCGQKPSCLLPLELVIDNPLQLHRVEIEIQDTNDNAPSFLTKEKVVKIAELVNPGARFPLESAQDPDVGVNSVRSYMLTKNDHFKLTVKTHKDGRKIPELVLEKPLDREKMPVHNLILTAVDGGDPVRSGTSEITVIVLDINDNAPQFEKQVYETNVSEKATPGTEILHLKATDADEGVNGEIEYIFAEQTSDLVLSLFAIESSTGTIVVRGNLDHETNSLHRFDITAKDKGNPQMDGHCGIEIKILDINDNNPEIIVTSLTSPVPEDSAVGTVIALISAKDPDSGDNGKVMLTLSPKSPFKLNPSVSNHYSLVTNGRLDREKNAQYRVKISASDSGNPALTSEKIILVELSDVNDNPPVFSKPSYLIYVKENHPPGKILCSVSATDPDAGENAKVSYSILDSKVQDVSVSSYVYINSDNGSIYSMHSFDYEKLKVFQIQVQAKDQGSPSLSSNATVHVFILDQNDNAPAVIYPSSAAMGSLSHQRMPRSAKAGHLVTKVTAVDADSGHNAWISYRLAEATDASLFTVNLYTGEVRTKRAVSEQDDSSQRLLIEIKDDGEPIQSSTVTVSIILEDGLHEPILDLRHKVAEPSKKTGRITLYLILSLASVSVLSLVTFLILAVKCIRNSRSSSTCCMRRTDSDDYKNPNRNLQIQLNTDGPIKYVEVLGGDMLSQSQSFRSCMSPMSEYSDFTLIKPSSTTDFKEVISVLDASLPDSTWTFESQQVRRK
- the LOC102079302 gene encoding protocadherin gamma-C5, whose amino-acid sequence is MFYNGPRMTKRKGCRNWRWLALWWHHFFLLWSTIDGQTRYSITEELKQGSVVGNLAKDLGLGLSEIFDRKLHVASEAGEQYFSVDAGKGELVVNDRIDREALCGQSASCVLPLQVVIEDPLQLFRVEVDIQDINDNAPRFPSNEITLEIAESTVVGVHFPLESAIDPDVGSNSLKSYTLSKDECFTIRVKEVAGGRKVPELILAKVLDREKKAVHKLLLTALDGGSPVRSGTAQITISVLDINDNVPAFEKTSYKVSVSENAVEGALIVQTKATDMDDGQNGEIEYSFGAHTSDAMMSTFIIDHISGTIFLKGKLDFEANANYELDISAKDKGIPRMEGHCTVHVEVIDVNDNAPEIILTSHPKPVREDSPNGTVVALISARDLDSGDNGKVRLQLPKTSQFALKPSFSHNYALVTSGPLDREKVSEYNIEITATDSGSPPLSSRKIIPVTITDVNDNAPVFTQKTYHVYLKENGVPGAILYSVSASDLDFGENAKVSYSILDSKVQDVSVSSYVYINSDNGSIYSMHSFDYEKLKVFQIQVQAKDQGSPSLSSNATVHVFILDQNDNAPAVIYPSSAAMGSLSHQRMPRSAKAGHLVTKVTAVDADSGHNAWLSYRLAEATDASLFTVNLYTGEVRTKRAVSEQDDSSQRLLIEIKDDGEPIQSSTVTVSIILEDGLHEPILDLRHKAAEPSKKTGRITLYLILSLASVSVLSLLTFFILAVKCIRNSRSSSTCCMRRTDSDDYKNPNRNLQIQLNTDGPIKYVEVLGGDMLSQSQSFRSCMSPMSEYSDFTLIKPSSTTDFKEVISVLDASLPDSTWTFESQQVRRK